From a single Bacteroidia bacterium genomic region:
- a CDS encoding type IV pilin protein has product MKIKQSFSGMTLTELLVVLAILGILLLLAFPVLKPIISRTYAMEARTNLRHLAELQENHYMTNLQYSADLQTIGFEQATLATEHNGNAHYLLEIVQADRENFMARATAVTDFDGDGKYNVWEIDKSGTPKELIPD; this is encoded by the coding sequence ATGAAAATCAAACAAAGTTTTTCAGGGATGACCCTGACCGAATTGCTCGTCGTCCTGGCGATATTGGGAATCCTCCTGTTACTCGCCTTTCCGGTATTAAAACCTATTATTTCCCGCACTTACGCCATGGAAGCGCGCACCAACCTGCGGCATCTGGCAGAATTGCAGGAAAATCATTACATGACCAATCTTCAATATAGCGCTGACTTACAGACCATAGGATTTGAGCAGGCAACATTGGCGACGGAACACAACGGAAACGCCCACTATCTGCTGGAAATAGTACAAGCAGACCGGGAAAACTTTATGGCCCGGGCTACTGCCGTTACAGATTTTGATGGAGACGGCAAGTACAATGTCTGGGAAATCGACAAAAGCGGAACTCCCAAAGAACTTATACCAGACTGA
- a CDS encoding type II secretion system F family protein: MKPLYLSHLPRKNTGISAPQNTPVRSFSEWEMRLGPAISLSEKQRIYHLLAILLRSGLGIMDSITVVAEQASTKDIRQILTHICDELAGGKPLSSSLEAQAKVFSSFEVHSLHMGEQTGRMVEVLDNLAIFFDKKVKLRRKIIQALSYPAAVVGISFLVLSFMLAFVVPMFRDIFRQFDAKLPAITEWVINIAGFFGSGGWLLFVAAAIAGLCGFFLREKLWMKKLSAAASGQIPLLGSLILKLHLSRFAYSLGMLLSAKVSLDQALFLTGEMMSYYPIQQAAQNIRKVVVEGGTLYDAVRQTHVFPVFFVQIIRVGEQTARLDEMMNQLAMTMEEETERVIQQLTQFIEPLLIVVLGGMVAWILVAMYLPMFELGNAIG, translated from the coding sequence ATGAAACCTCTGTATCTAAGTCACCTGCCGCGAAAAAACACCGGAATTTCTGCTCCGCAAAATACCCCGGTCCGGTCTTTTAGCGAATGGGAAATGAGGCTTGGCCCGGCCATTTCCCTTTCAGAAAAGCAGCGCATTTATCACCTGCTGGCGATTTTGCTGCGATCAGGCCTGGGGATTATGGATAGCATAACGGTTGTAGCAGAACAAGCATCCACGAAAGATATCCGGCAGATACTTACCCATATTTGCGACGAGCTTGCGGGCGGAAAACCCCTGTCTTCCAGCCTGGAAGCTCAGGCAAAAGTGTTTAGTTCTTTTGAAGTGCACAGTCTCCATATGGGAGAACAAACCGGGCGGATGGTGGAAGTGCTGGATAATCTGGCGATTTTTTTTGACAAAAAGGTCAAGCTTCGCCGGAAAATTATTCAGGCACTTTCCTATCCTGCTGCGGTTGTAGGTATTTCTTTCCTTGTCTTGTCCTTTATGCTGGCTTTCGTTGTGCCCATGTTTCGGGATATTTTCAGGCAGTTTGATGCAAAACTTCCCGCTATTACAGAATGGGTAATAAACATTGCTGGTTTTTTCGGATCAGGCGGATGGCTGCTGTTTGTCGCAGCAGCTATAGCGGGCTTGTGTGGATTTTTTCTTCGGGAAAAGTTATGGATGAAAAAACTTTCCGCAGCTGCTTCTGGGCAAATCCCTTTGTTGGGAAGTCTGATCCTGAAATTACATCTTTCGCGGTTTGCCTACAGTCTGGGTATGCTCCTTTCAGCCAAAGTTTCTCTTGACCAGGCACTGTTTCTGACCGGAGAAATGATGTCTTATTACCCGATTCAGCAGGCAGCGCAAAATATCCGAAAGGTCGTTGTGGAGGGCGGTACTTTGTACGATGCGGTTCGGCAAACCCATGTTTTTCCCGTTTTTTTTGTACAGATTATCAGAGTAGGAGAGCAAACGGCTCGGCTGGATGAGATGATGAACCAGCTGGCAATGACTATGGAAGAAGAAACTGAGAGGGTAATTCAGCAACTCACTCAATTTATAGAACCCCTGCTGATCGTGGTGCTAGGTGGAATGGTCGCATGGATATTGGTTGCGATGTACCTGCCAATGTTTGAGCTGGGGAATGCCATTGGCTGA
- a CDS encoding prepilin-type N-terminal cleavage/methylation domain-containing protein: MKTILKPNLYAFTLLEMMVAMTLTGLLILFGHQIMQTFDKSSKNYHATMLKSLDLSRIVSQASYDFWHAVDFAGKQTGDELVLVLNDVQGLPLIYYLLGDSVLIRKEGERTDTLRGVQAREGMAGEMIISDSGRLFFQMFLLPERSIAVRK, encoded by the coding sequence ATGAAAACTATTTTGAAACCCAATCTGTACGCGTTTACCCTTCTGGAAATGATGGTCGCCATGACCCTGACCGGGCTGCTCATTTTATTTGGGCACCAGATCATGCAGACCTTTGACAAAAGCAGCAAAAACTACCATGCAACTATGCTGAAATCTCTGGACTTAAGCAGGATTGTCAGCCAGGCTTCCTATGATTTCTGGCACGCTGTCGATTTTGCAGGTAAGCAAACGGGGGACGAGCTGGTCCTGGTTCTGAATGATGTGCAGGGATTGCCTCTTATCTATTACCTATTAGGCGATTCGGTATTGATCAGGAAAGAAGGGGAGCGAACAGATACTTTGCGCGGAGTTCAGGCAAGAGAGGGAATGGCCGGAGAAATGATAATCTCTGACTCCGGTCGATTGTTTTTTCAGATGTTTTTACTTCCGGAACGAAGCATAGCGGTAAGAAAATGA
- a CDS encoding DUF6443 domain-containing protein, producing MKRHICAGVAMTWALAGSLTAQSVNQHFIQTEVARKPVSSENAWANLSDLEEKHRSVQYFDGLGRPIQTVEVKASVKAKDEVSFQIYDVFGRVPRAYLPYESTSTNGGNFRTNALGEQDAYFDMMGLIAPADRDYPFSDHVMEPSPLGRMIEQGAPGFDWQLAQGHTKKIYYRTNDLSVGIDVVNRWTYNAATDQFVAAGTYPANSLTIIETKDENGQSAIEYKDNAGRIILRRDQVNASTSVNNPATWANTSYLYDHFGRLRIVIQPEGMKTVLTNGGNIYANSIISNFAFSCQYDEKGRMIAQKVPGAGWKYFVYDPLDQLVLSQDGALRAQNAQYWTFTKYDHLGRPVMTGIFQNTANQTRDQLQASIRTGFENGQLKPFESRSPLNFDQFQGYSNQAFPQVVKEMHTVTWYDHYDFNLDGIPDKVYTFEPEVPDNDPFRRVAGQKTGTRTWILNKDTDMPDSMLSAIFYDDRGRDIQVITENHIGGVELLTRKYDFNGNALRKVHRHTDENRNYAVINDFTFDHRGRELTNTQTNELDGVKDTPVMISSLEYDALGRLSEKNLHSTNQGNSFTQSIDYAYNIRNWLTDINQINPQCSVTGTAEGPGGELVNVGTQELSNIFGDDNTEDIFGMKLYHNSGFTALNATAVAQYTGNISGIVWQTASDCDVKGYGFQYDEMARLKDAWFAVEGANGVWNEQLNRYSVNDISYDLNGNIQKLKRKGKTGTSSYGLIDDLTYTYTGNTVTKVKDKITSSFSSLGIDHFYDGNPTTTDYFYDAGGNIITDNNKGISITYNHLSKPVKIQYSNGSRVEFVYDAGGNKLRKKVIAGTTTNEDYVNGFFYQNQELLFFTHKEGRVNFVNQSAFEYQYNLTDHLGNVRVSFRPDNVIDWVIVQEDHYYPFGMRMGGKSYQSGVENGLRFNGKELTSDLNIDWYDYGFRWYMPDIGRFVSVDPLADKFTYLTTYQYAENTPVQAMDLDGLEAIYVNPNMSIYDNIAANMYSDVSILEALVELLKSGTPEGQYQMVKGVAQFGYELYQDPAGVATQIKDRVVNTFKDLNSSDPKVAGTAHGKFTFFVIETVVGAKALSPLGKARVSVPLAAETETVTERFLILYRGDATPSRVIKSYAAKDGGYLHSQKIIENSNLDDLMKAHAENSFNPKSPLISLTDDPEVARYFAGPKGTVHVLRIPESRVIKNPYNNYSIPTGQSEAEYLVPNYIRLSEFVNP from the coding sequence ATGAAAAGGCACATTTGTGCCGGGGTCGCGATGACATGGGCGCTGGCGGGAAGCCTGACTGCTCAGTCTGTGAACCAGCATTTTATTCAGACAGAAGTGGCCCGTAAACCGGTAAGTTCAGAAAATGCATGGGCAAACCTGTCTGATCTGGAGGAAAAACACCGGTCTGTGCAATACTTTGACGGTCTGGGACGTCCTATTCAGACGGTAGAAGTCAAAGCCTCCGTCAAAGCCAAAGACGAAGTCAGCTTTCAGATATATGATGTTTTTGGACGAGTGCCCAGGGCTTATTTGCCTTATGAGTCTACCAGTACCAATGGCGGAAACTTCAGAACCAATGCGCTGGGAGAACAGGATGCCTATTTTGATATGATGGGATTGATCGCACCTGCTGACCGGGATTATCCCTTTTCCGATCATGTAATGGAACCTTCTCCTTTAGGTCGTATGATTGAACAGGGCGCACCCGGATTTGACTGGCAACTGGCTCAGGGACATACGAAAAAAATCTATTACCGCACCAATGACCTTTCGGTCGGGATTGATGTCGTAAACCGCTGGACATACAATGCGGCTACCGATCAGTTTGTCGCAGCGGGCACTTACCCCGCCAATTCGCTTACTATCATAGAGACAAAAGACGAAAACGGACAATCGGCGATTGAGTATAAAGACAACGCCGGACGGATCATTTTGCGCCGGGATCAGGTGAATGCATCTACCTCCGTAAACAACCCGGCTACCTGGGCCAATACCAGCTATTTGTACGACCATTTTGGCCGGCTGCGAATCGTAATTCAGCCTGAAGGAATGAAAACCGTACTCACAAATGGTGGCAATATTTACGCCAACTCCATCATTTCCAATTTCGCCTTCTCCTGCCAGTATGATGAAAAAGGGCGCATGATCGCGCAAAAGGTACCGGGCGCCGGTTGGAAATATTTTGTCTATGATCCGCTTGACCAACTCGTGCTTTCTCAGGATGGCGCGCTCCGCGCTCAAAATGCCCAGTACTGGACATTTACCAAATATGATCATCTGGGCCGACCGGTGATGACGGGTATTTTTCAGAATACAGCCAACCAAACCCGCGATCAACTTCAGGCTTCCATTCGTACCGGATTTGAAAATGGCCAGCTTAAACCGTTTGAATCCCGATCTCCACTCAACTTTGATCAGTTTCAGGGCTATTCAAATCAGGCTTTTCCTCAGGTCGTAAAGGAGATGCATACTGTCACGTGGTACGATCATTACGATTTTAATCTCGATGGTATCCCCGATAAGGTATATACGTTTGAGCCTGAAGTTCCTGATAATGATCCGTTTAGAAGAGTAGCAGGACAGAAAACCGGCACTCGGACCTGGATACTCAACAAGGACACCGACATGCCCGATAGTATGTTGTCGGCAATATTCTACGACGACAGAGGCCGTGACATTCAGGTCATTACAGAAAACCATATCGGGGGAGTAGAATTGTTGACCCGCAAGTATGATTTCAACGGAAATGCGCTGCGGAAAGTACACAGGCATACCGATGAAAACAGAAACTATGCGGTCATCAATGACTTTACTTTCGACCACCGGGGAAGAGAGCTCACCAATACTCAGACCAATGAACTCGATGGCGTCAAAGATACGCCGGTAATGATTTCTTCTCTGGAATATGATGCTTTGGGCAGGTTGTCAGAAAAAAATCTTCATTCAACCAATCAGGGCAACTCCTTTACTCAGTCGATAGACTACGCTTACAATATCCGCAACTGGCTGACAGATATCAACCAGATCAATCCGCAGTGCAGTGTTACCGGTACGGCTGAAGGGCCCGGAGGTGAACTTGTAAATGTGGGTACACAGGAACTGTCCAACATTTTTGGGGACGACAATACGGAAGATATCTTTGGTATGAAGTTGTATCACAACTCGGGCTTTACCGCGCTGAACGCTACCGCAGTTGCACAATACACAGGTAATATCTCGGGGATCGTCTGGCAGACTGCTTCAGATTGTGATGTCAAGGGGTACGGCTTTCAATACGATGAAATGGCCAGGCTGAAGGATGCGTGGTTTGCAGTAGAAGGTGCCAATGGTGTATGGAATGAACAGCTTAACCGCTACTCTGTCAATGACATTTCCTATGATCTCAATGGCAATATCCAGAAGCTGAAACGAAAAGGAAAAACGGGAACATCTTCGTATGGCCTCATCGATGACCTGACCTATACCTATACCGGCAATACGGTTACAAAGGTAAAAGACAAGATTACTTCGTCCTTTTCCAGTCTCGGGATTGACCATTTTTACGATGGAAATCCTACCACAACAGACTATTTCTACGACGCTGGCGGCAATATTATTACCGACAACAATAAGGGGATTTCCATCACCTACAACCACCTGAGTAAACCTGTCAAAATACAGTATAGTAACGGAAGCCGCGTCGAATTTGTGTACGATGCCGGAGGAAATAAACTCCGCAAGAAAGTCATTGCCGGCACGACGACAAATGAAGATTATGTCAACGGGTTTTTTTACCAGAATCAGGAACTTCTCTTTTTTACCCACAAAGAGGGGCGGGTAAATTTTGTCAATCAGTCTGCCTTTGAATATCAGTATAACCTGACCGATCACCTGGGCAATGTAAGGGTGAGCTTTCGGCCAGATAATGTTATCGATTGGGTGATTGTGCAGGAAGATCATTACTATCCCTTTGGTATGCGCATGGGCGGAAAATCTTATCAAAGTGGGGTAGAAAACGGACTCCGGTTTAATGGGAAAGAACTGACCTCTGATCTGAATATAGACTGGTATGACTATGGTTTCAGATGGTATATGCCAGATATCGGACGCTTTGTAAGTGTCGATCCTCTGGCCGATAAATTTACCTACCTGACTACTTATCAGTACGCCGAAAATACTCCTGTTCAGGCTATGGACCTCGATGGCCTGGAGGCTATTTATGTCAACCCCAACATGTCGATCTATGATAATATAGCGGCAAATATGTATAGCGATGTGTCTATCCTGGAAGCGCTGGTAGAATTGCTAAAATCAGGAACGCCTGAAGGGCAATATCAGATGGTAAAAGGTGTGGCACAATTTGGCTATGAACTGTATCAGGATCCGGCAGGTGTTGCGACCCAAATCAAAGATCGTGTGGTGAATACCTTTAAGGATCTTAATAGCTCAGATCCTAAAGTAGCAGGCACAGCGCATGGAAAATTCACGTTTTTTGTAATAGAGACTGTCGTAGGTGCAAAAGCGCTGTCCCCGTTGGGTAAAGCCAGGGTATCTGTGCCGCTGGCAGCTGAGACCGAGACGGTCACGGAGCGATTTCTGATTCTCTATCGGGGTGATGCGACTCCCTCGCGGGTAATTAAGTCTTATGCAGCAAAGGACGGGGGATATCTGCACTCTCAGAAAATCATAGAAAACAGTAATCTCGACGACCTCATGAAAGCACATGCTGAAAATAGTTTTAATCCCAAATCGCCATTAATATCTTTGACAGATGATCCGGAAGTTGCTCGGTATTTTGCTGGCCCAAAAGGAACGGTTCACGTTCTGAGAATCCCTGAAAGTCGGGTAATAAAAAATCCTTACAATAATTATTCAATCCCAACTGGCCAAAGTGAAGCAGAGTATCTTGTTCCTAATTATATTCGACTTAGTGAATTTGTAAATCCTTAA
- a CDS encoding TonB-dependent receptor plug domain-containing protein, which translates to MKPFVLLFAFAALLFASSCKSNGSVARDAASTMRDTPASTMADLLRRQPNLQVSGTGENIQLQIRGQNTMITSSEPLIVVDGYRVGSGYSAIQSINPADVARINVIRDPGQLSGYGLGAANGVIEIILVK; encoded by the coding sequence ATGAAACCATTTGTCTTACTATTTGCGTTTGCTGCCCTGCTATTTGCCAGTTCGTGTAAAAGCAACGGCTCAGTAGCACGGGACGCCGCTTCCACGATGCGAGATACGCCTGCCTCTACCATGGCTGACCTGCTTCGCCGACAGCCCAATTTGCAGGTTTCGGGTACGGGCGAAAATATTCAGTTGCAGATCAGAGGCCAAAATACAATGATCACTTCAAGTGAACCACTGATTGTCGTCGATGGGTACCGGGTAGGCTCCGGATATTCAGCGATCCAGTCTATCAACCCGGCAGACGTAGCCCGGATCAATGTGATCCGCGACCCGGGGCAACTATCCGGCTATGGCCTTGGCGCAGCCAATGGGGTAATTGAAATTATCCTCGTGAAGTAG
- a CDS encoding TonB-dependent receptor plug domain-containing protein yields the protein MKSINILSIILTGFLTVSLLSCKSGGAATASSTPKTKTEAAPALSILDLLRRQPFLYITGSGANARVQLRGQKTISDPDEEVMFLLDGQRIGIGYQSVQDINPNDVESVEVIRDQARLARYNISSMTGAVNIRIKKQ from the coding sequence ATGAAATCTATAAACATATTATCCATTATCCTTACCGGATTTCTGACGGTGTCTCTGCTTTCCTGTAAATCAGGCGGTGCAGCAACAGCCAGCAGTACGCCAAAAACAAAAACAGAAGCGGCGCCCGCACTCAGTATTCTTGATCTGCTGCGCCGACAACCGTTTTTGTATATCACGGGTTCAGGCGCTAATGCCAGGGTACAATTGCGCGGTCAAAAGACGATTTCAGATCCGGATGAAGAGGTGATGTTTTTGCTCGATGGCCAAAGAATCGGCATAGGCTATCAGTCTGTTCAGGATATAAACCCCAATGATGTGGAAAGTGTGGAGGTGATCAGAGATCAGGCCCGTCTGGCCCGATATAATATCTCTTCTATGACAGGAGCCGTCAATATCAGAATCAAAAAGCAATAA
- a CDS encoding aminotransferase class V-fold PLP-dependent enzyme translates to MNISSLRNDTPGTAHRIHLNNAGASLMPSPVINKIKEIIDQESLEGGYEVMMAREGEIRQAYDSLGQLLHSQGHNIAFSASATDAWSIAVSSVPLGNGDVILTSTNDYCANQITFLALSKRVGVKVIHVPDTEAGGISVDAFSDYAKKYRPKLAAVTHVPTNSGLVQPVGEIGKICRENEILYIVDGCQSLGQIDVNPEEIGCDFFSITSRKFLRGPRGMGALWVSDRALAMGLEPIYMDLNGAEWTDAQTYIPRADAKRYETFEFSYALLLAMGEAARYATNIGMPKIENRVNALAAYTRNRLAEIDGVRVLDEGKKLCGIVTFHINGRNPLEIKTQLDKRGINCSLAFRRNAVIDFDRKGVSWAIRFSPHYYNTEVEIDEVLSQHF, encoded by the coding sequence ATGAATATATCCTCTCTTCGAAATGATACCCCCGGTACAGCTCACCGCATTCATCTCAACAATGCAGGTGCAAGCCTTATGCCTTCACCAGTCATAAACAAAATCAAGGAAATTATTGACCAGGAGAGTCTGGAAGGTGGATATGAGGTGATGATGGCACGTGAAGGGGAAATACGCCAGGCGTATGATTCTCTCGGACAATTGCTCCATAGTCAAGGGCATAATATAGCCTTCTCTGCAAGCGCCACGGATGCCTGGTCGATTGCAGTTTCTTCTGTTCCGCTAGGCAACGGCGATGTGATCCTTACTTCTACCAATGACTATTGTGCCAATCAAATCACTTTTCTGGCGCTGTCTAAAAGGGTGGGTGTGAAGGTAATACATGTTCCCGATACAGAAGCGGGAGGAATCAGTGTGGATGCTTTCTCCGATTATGCAAAAAAATATCGTCCTAAACTGGCCGCTGTTACGCATGTTCCTACTAATTCGGGACTTGTTCAGCCTGTAGGGGAAATTGGTAAAATATGCCGCGAAAATGAAATCCTTTATATCGTCGATGGTTGTCAGTCCCTGGGGCAAATAGATGTAAATCCGGAAGAAATAGGCTGTGATTTTTTCAGCATTACGAGCCGCAAATTCCTTCGCGGCCCGCGAGGTATGGGTGCGCTGTGGGTCTCTGATCGTGCGCTGGCGATGGGACTGGAACCCATATATATGGATCTCAATGGAGCTGAGTGGACCGATGCTCAAACCTATATCCCCCGCGCAGATGCCAAACGCTACGAAACCTTCGAGTTCTCCTATGCCCTTCTTCTGGCTATGGGTGAAGCTGCCCGCTATGCGACAAATATCGGTATGCCCAAAATTGAAAACAGAGTAAATGCGCTTGCCGCCTATACCCGAAACCGGTTGGCGGAAATCGACGGGGTAAGGGTGCTGGATGAAGGCAAAAAACTTTGTGGCATTGTTACCTTTCATATCAACGGAAGGAATCCTTTAGAAATCAAAACCCAACTGGATAAACGGGGAATAAATTGCTCCCTGGCTTTCCGTCGCAATGCAGTTATAGATTTTGACCGCAAAGGGGTAAGCTGGGCAATTCGGTTTTCTCCCCATTACTACAATACGGAAGTTGAAATCGACGAGGTACTTAGCCAGCACTTTTGA
- a CDS encoding NAD-binding protein codes for MAISLLAGTSLVGTIGYSIIEGYGTLDAIYQTVITMSTVGFGTVRELSAGGKIFSIVLIIISAGIYIYAITTITTFVIEGEVKYIFDRYRANKIVKQLSGHIIICGLGRNGREAAIELIRQKQPFVVIENHQEVIDEFMLLHQVLAIKGDATHEEVLEEANIHKAKGLISSLSTDAENVYITLTARQMSPTIQIVARASHESSISKLKRAGADKVIVPNLIGGRKMVNMITRSALNEFIELVSGEGNHNLRLEVFDCREHPELVGKTMAELGIRARTGVLVLGKKHADRPIELNPTATEELESSDKLFIMGTDTQLAKFKHEYLT; via the coding sequence ATGGCAATTTCGCTTCTGGCGGGAACTTCGCTGGTTGGCACCATTGGCTATTCCATCATTGAAGGGTATGGCACACTGGATGCCATCTACCAGACCGTGATTACCATGAGTACGGTGGGGTTTGGAACGGTTAGAGAATTAAGTGCTGGAGGGAAAATATTTTCAATTGTTCTGATTATTATCAGCGCAGGGATTTATATTTATGCGATTACTACAATCACAACTTTTGTCATTGAAGGAGAAGTCAAATATATATTTGACCGTTATAGAGCCAATAAAATCGTGAAACAACTCTCTGGGCACATTATTATTTGTGGTTTAGGTCGAAACGGGCGGGAAGCAGCTATTGAGCTGATTCGCCAAAAACAGCCATTTGTCGTCATTGAAAATCATCAGGAGGTAATTGATGAATTTATGCTACTGCATCAGGTGCTGGCGATTAAAGGGGACGCTACGCATGAAGAAGTCCTTGAAGAAGCCAACATTCACAAGGCTAAAGGATTAATCAGCTCTTTGTCCACTGATGCCGAGAATGTCTACATTACCCTTACGGCCCGCCAAATGAGCCCGACGATTCAAATCGTAGCCCGGGCTTCACATGAGTCCTCCATATCGAAACTCAAGCGTGCAGGTGCAGACAAAGTCATTGTACCCAACTTAATCGGAGGGCGGAAAATGGTCAATATGATTACACGTTCGGCACTAAATGAATTTATCGAATTAGTATCCGGTGAGGGAAATCATAACCTCAGGCTGGAAGTGTTTGATTGTCGCGAACACCCGGAACTGGTGGGAAAAACCATGGCAGAACTTGGAATCCGGGCCCGAACCGGCGTACTGGTCTTAGGAAAAAAACACGCCGACCGACCAATAGAACTTAACCCCACCGCTACAGAAGAACTGGAATCCAGCGATAAACTCTTCATCATGGGAACTGATACGCAGTTGGCGAAGTTTAAACACGAATATTTGACTTGA